The segment TAGACCGAGCACGGGAGGATGCGTTTCTTGTCCTTCACGATGGACTCGACCATGGCGACGGTGGCGGACGACGGTGCGTAGTACGCGCTGCCGGTCTTCAGGTGGTTCACGATCTCGATGCCGCCGTTGCGTGTGCGTGTGATCAGCCGTTCCAGGGTCGGGGCATCCATCAGTTCGGTGATGGGGATACCGGCGACGGTGGAGTAGCGTGCGAGCGGGACCATGGTATCGCCGTGGCCGCCGAGCACGAACGCGTTCACATCCTCGACGGAGACATTCAGTTCGAGGGCGATGAAGGAACGGAAGCGGGCGGCGTCGAGGACGCCGGCCATACCGATCACGCGCTGGCGCGGGAGGCCCGTGGCCTTCATGGCCACCCAGGCCATGACATCCAGCGGGTTGGAGACAACGATGAAGATGGCATTGGGGGACTTGGCGACGGCCTGTTCAGCGCAGCTCTTGACGATCGCGCTGTTGGTGTTCATCAGATCGTCGCGGCTCATCCCGGGTTTGCGGGCGATGCCTGCGGTGATGACCACGATGTCGGAGTTCGCGGTCTCGTCATACCCGTTCGTGCCGATGACACGAACATCGCTTTTCTCTACCGGAGACGCTTCGAACATGTCGAGAGCCTTCCCCTGCGGGATGCCTTCGACCACATCCACAAGCACAACCTCATTGGCCAGGGCCTTGTCCGCGATACGCTGTGCGGTGGTTGCTCCGACGTTGCCTGCCCCGATCACCGTGATCTTCATGGTCGTCTCCGGTGCTGATGGTGGGTATGTTACTTGGAGAGAATGCTCACGACGTGGCGCGACTTGCTGATCTTCTTGAAGGCCACAACGCCGGGGGCCTTTGCGTAGAGCGTATCATCGCCGCCGATATCA is part of the Ignavibacteriota bacterium genome and harbors:
- the mdh gene encoding malate dehydrogenase yields the protein MKITVIGAGNVGATTAQRIADKALANEVVLVDVVEGIPQGKALDMFEASPVEKSDVRVIGTNGYDETANSDIVVITAGIARKPGMSRDDLMNTNSAIVKSCAEQAVAKSPNAIFIVVSNPLDVMAWVAMKATGLPRQRVIGMAGVLDAARFRSFIALELNVSVEDVNAFVLGGHGDTMVPLARYSTVAGIPITELMDAPTLERLITRTRNGGIEIVNHLKTGSAYYAPSSATVAMVESIVKDKKRILPCSVYLEGEYGMKGVFVGVPVKLGKKGMEQIIEIKLNPDEAAALGKSAADVESSIAKVKL